CAGCCAGGCCGCTGGCTCACGGAGTCGCAGTCCGGAAAACAGAAACGCGGCCGGCACGAGGACGAGGAGCGCCGAGGCGATCGTGATCGCGGAATAGTTGACGACTTTGCCGATGAGATAGCCAACCACGCCGTGCGGTGTCGCCTTCATCCGCAACAGCGTGCCGTCGGTACGTTCGACGGTCAGCGTCGCCGCCAGCCCCATCAGTCCGATCAGCACGACGTTCATCCCGAGGATGCCGGGGATGGCCTGTGTTCCCAACGAAAAACTCGTGCCAGGCACGGTGGCGCCGCGCAGCAGGTACATGATGACCAGCGACACCGCCGATGGCCACACCCAACCGAGGATGTCGCCGGCATTGGTGGCGAAGAGCCGAAACTCGGACCAGCCGCGGTGCAGGCCGGCCAACACAGCGGCATTCATCGGGCCACCACCTCCGCCAGCTCGGCCGGCACCTGGCCGTGGTCGCCGGCCTCGAACTGGTGCACCAGCTCCAGATAGACCTTCTCCAGGCTGGCGCGACGCACCTGCAGGTCACCGATCGACCGGCCGTGTTTTTCGAACAGTTCACGGACAAACTCGGTCGGATCGGCGACAGCTTCGACGAAGTGCTCGCCGTCGCGGCTGAACCGGACCTCCGCCTTTCCGGACACCTGCTGGGCAAGCTCGGCGGCCGTGCCGTCCGCGACGATCCGGCCGCCGGCCAGGATGAGGATCCGGTCGGCGAGTTTCTCCGCCTCGTCCAGGTCGTGTGTGGTGAGCAAAATCGTGGTGTCCTCCAAATGGGACAGTCGACGGACCAGCTCGTGAAACACGCGCCTGGCCTGCGGGTCGAAGCCGACCGTCGGCTCGTCCAGGAACAGCAGCTCCGGCCGGCCGACCAGGCCGACGGCCACGTCGAGCCGGCGGCGCTGGCCGCCGGACAGCGTGCCGATCGCGGACTTTGCCTGCTCTGTCAAGCCAACCAGTGCGACCAGCTCGTCAGGGTCGTACGGATCGGCGTAGGGCAGGTAATAACGCCGCAGCTGGTCGAGCAGGTCGCGGACCCGCCAGCGGCTGTGGTCGCGCCACGACTGCAGGACGATCCCGATCCTGGCGCGCCAGGCCTCGTCACCGTCGTCCGGATCGGTGTCCAGCA
The nucleotide sequence above comes from Fodinicola acaciae. Encoded proteins:
- a CDS encoding ABC transporter permease, whose amino-acid sequence is MNAAVLAGLHRGWSEFRLFATNAGDILGWVWPSAVSLVIMYLLRGATVPGTSFSLGTQAIPGILGMNVVLIGLMGLAATLTVERTDGTLLRMKATPHGVVGYLIGKVVNYSAITIASALLVLVPAAFLFSGLRLREPAAWLTLVAVLALGLVASLPIGAVLGSLFKNPQNLGFGMLFLTGLVAISGVFYPVTAFPAWLQWIAQVFPVYWLGLGMRSAMLPDALAAAEISHSWRHLEMVGVLGVWAVLGFALAPIVLRRMANRQSGTTIEKRQDYWQ
- a CDS encoding ABC transporter ATP-binding protein, whose translation is MRYGQKDVLHGVDLQLRRGEVLALLGPNGAGKTTTIEILEGFRRRSAGDVRVLDTDPDDGDEAWRARIGIVLQSWRDHSRWRVRDLLDQLRRYYLPYADPYDPDELVALVGLTEQAKSAIGTLSGGQRRRLDVAVGLVGRPELLFLDEPTVGFDPQARRVFHELVRRLSHLEDTTILLTTHDLDEAEKLADRILILAGGRIVADGTAAELAQQVSGKAEVRFSRDGEHFVEAVADPTEFVRELFEKHGRSIGDLQVRRASLEKVYLELVHQFEAGDHGQVPAELAEVVAR